AGAAGGCCGCCCGCGTGGAGAAGAGGGGCTGAAGGCCATGGCCCTCGTCATAGACGCCGACGCCGCATACGACGAGGCCTTGCGGGCCGTGAGCGGCGGCGGGGTGGTCGCCTATCCCACCGAGACCTTCTACGGTCTCGCCGTCGATCCCTTCAACGTCGATGCGGTGAAGAGGCTCTTCGCCCTCAAGGGCCGCGATTACTCGAAGCCGCTCTCTCTCATAGTGGGCGATGCCTCCATGCTCGCCAGGGTGGTCTCGTCGGTTCCGCCAGCGGCCGAGCCGCTCATGAGGCGTTTCTGGCCCGGCCCCCTCACCCTCGTCTTTCCCGCCTCGGAAGAGCTGCCCCCTATCGTTACGGCCGGCAGCGGGCGCGTGGCCGTAAGGGTCTCGTCCTCTCCGGCCGCCACGCGTCTCGCCGCCGAACTCGCCTCGCCCATCACGGCGACGAGCGC
The sequence above is drawn from the Deltaproteobacteria bacterium genome and encodes:
- a CDS encoding threonylcarbamoyl-AMP synthase, whose translation is MALVIDADAAYDEALRAVSGGGVVAYPTETFYGLAVDPFNVDAVKRLFALKGRDYSKPLSLIVGDASMLARVVSSVPPAAEPLMRRFWPGPLTLVFPASEELPPIVTAGSGRVAVRVSSSPAATRLAAELASPITATSANPSGRPAPVTAAQVVEYFGDGLDVVIDGGGLPGRLGSTIVDVTSGRLEIVREGEIPARRILSS